The following proteins come from a genomic window of Sorghum bicolor cultivar BTx623 chromosome 3, Sorghum_bicolor_NCBIv3, whole genome shotgun sequence:
- the LOC8078744 gene encoding probable WRKY transcription factor 50 isoform X1: MAASLGLAHDASCYAAYPPAAAAASSYFPSPPPPGDLVAEFPPTAAATAMADDYYYYYFQFGEEMGGARAPGCGGGYCSPPAPAFDNGMSLLSYGGVDGDGRRPMSGPAAGTGGNGGGGRPPASRIGFRTRSEVDVLDDGFKWRKYGKKAVKSSPNPRNYYRCSSEGCGVKKRVERDSDDPRYVITTYDGVHNHAAPGAAYLCPPPPRGATATAAAPCFSSPCSGSASAALVAAPSWSGAFDAWEAQLAAAAAHSSESSY; the protein is encoded by the exons ATGGCGGCATCGCTAGGACTCGCCCACGACGCCAGCTGCTACGCCGCCtacccgccggccgccgccgctgcctcctCGTACTTcccatcaccaccaccacccggcGACCTCGTGGCGGAGTTCCCAccgaccgccgccgccacggccaTGGCTGatgactactactactactacttccAGTTCGGCGAGGAGATGGGCGGCGCTCGCGCtcccggctgcggcggcggctactgctcgccgccggcgccggcgttcGACAATGGCATGAGCCTGCT GAGCTATGGCGGCGTCGACGGCGACGGGAGGAGGCCGATGAGCGGACCAGCTGCTGGCACTGGtgggaacggcggcggcggccggccgccggcgtCACGGATCGGGTTCCGGACGAGGTCGGAGGTGGACGTGCTGGACGACGGCTTCAAGTGGCGCAAGTACGGCAAGAAGGCGGTCAAGAGCAGCCCCAACCCGAG GAACTACTACCGGTGCTCGTCGGAGGGCTGCGGCGTCAAGAAGCGCGTGGAGCGGGACAGCGACGACCCGCGCTACGTCATCACCACCTACGACGGCGTCCACAACCACGCCGCGCCGGGCGCCGCCTACCtctgcccgccgccgccgcgcggcgCAACCGCAACCGCAGCAGCGCCCTGCTTCTCGTCTCCATGCTCGggctcggcgtcggcggcgctggtggcagCACCCAGCTGGAGCGGCGCTTTTGACGCGTGGGAGGCgcagctggcggcggcggcggctcactCGTCGGAGTCGTCGTACTGA
- the LOC8078744 gene encoding WRKY transcription factor WRKY24 isoform X2, which produces MAASLGLAHDASCYAAYPPAAAAASSYFPSPPPPGDLVAEFPPTAAATAMADDYYYYYFQFGEEMGYCSPPAPAFDNGMSLLSYGGVDGDGRRPMSGPAAGTGGNGGGGRPPASRIGFRTRSEVDVLDDGFKWRKYGKKAVKSSPNPRNYYRCSSEGCGVKKRVERDSDDPRYVITTYDGVHNHAAPGAAYLCPPPPRGATATAAAPCFSSPCSGSASAALVAAPSWSGAFDAWEAQLAAAAAHSSESSY; this is translated from the exons ATGGCGGCATCGCTAGGACTCGCCCACGACGCCAGCTGCTACGCCGCCtacccgccggccgccgccgctgcctcctCGTACTTcccatcaccaccaccacccggcGACCTCGTGGCGGAGTTCCCAccgaccgccgccgccacggccaTGGCTGatgactactactactactacttccAGTTCGGCGAGGAGATG ggctactgctcgccgccggcgccggcgttcGACAATGGCATGAGCCTGCT GAGCTATGGCGGCGTCGACGGCGACGGGAGGAGGCCGATGAGCGGACCAGCTGCTGGCACTGGtgggaacggcggcggcggccggccgccggcgtCACGGATCGGGTTCCGGACGAGGTCGGAGGTGGACGTGCTGGACGACGGCTTCAAGTGGCGCAAGTACGGCAAGAAGGCGGTCAAGAGCAGCCCCAACCCGAG GAACTACTACCGGTGCTCGTCGGAGGGCTGCGGCGTCAAGAAGCGCGTGGAGCGGGACAGCGACGACCCGCGCTACGTCATCACCACCTACGACGGCGTCCACAACCACGCCGCGCCGGGCGCCGCCTACCtctgcccgccgccgccgcgcggcgCAACCGCAACCGCAGCAGCGCCCTGCTTCTCGTCTCCATGCTCGggctcggcgtcggcggcgctggtggcagCACCCAGCTGGAGCGGCGCTTTTGACGCGTGGGAGGCgcagctggcggcggcggcggctcactCGTCGGAGTCGTCGTACTGA